The DNA window ATTCACGGTCCAGGTAGCGCGAGGAGCCGACCATGCAGCTGGATCCTTTGGCGTGGATTAAGTCGATCAGGCCCTGATCTTCGGGCGGCTGGTGGGAAATGAAGGGGATGATACGGTTCCAGGGTACGCCGGTTTTGTTAAACTCCTCGTAGCGCTCACGCGTTCCGACAAAAACTTCCATCATGATATCCGGATCCAGATCGTAAATTGCCTTAATGTCCTCCATATTGCCGACCATGATCATCACATGGGCTTGTGCCTTGTGTTCGCGGATCTTCCGGACGCAAGTCTCCACAAGCACCTCTTTCTTATCCAGAATGAGGATGGTTTTACCTCGTGCCCATTCAATGGTTTCGTCCAGCGTAGGAATCCTGTAGTCCGTCACTGTGCCTTCCCGGTCAATGAGTTTGAGTTTCTTCAATTCAACCAGGGTAAGGTTTTCAACCGGTCCGGAGCCGCTGGTGGTTCTGTTCAGAGTGGGATCGTGATGCAAAACCAGGTGACCATCCTTGGTGTACCTTAGATCGATCTCCAGCATGGAATAAGCGGATTCCAGCGTATGTTCAAAAGTTGCTATACAGTTTTCCGGATAACCGGGTACTGCTCCGCCACGGTGTGCGCTGACCAGTGGCATTCGCTCATCTGAGTATGCAA is part of the Verrucomicrobiota bacterium genome and encodes:
- a CDS encoding glycerophosphodiester phosphodiesterase family protein; amino-acid sequence: MKILILGSALLSVLTLFMPAEALTAPKAPLHRIHADNPKELRELFAYSDERMPLVSAHRGGAVPGYPENCIATFEHTLESAYSMLEIDLRYTKDGHLVLHHDPTLNRTTSGSGPVENLTLVELKKLKLIDREGTVTDYRIPTLDETIEWARGKTILILDKKEVLVETCVRKIREHKAQAHVMIMVGNMEDIKAIYDLDPDIMMEVFVGTRERYEEFNKTGVPWNRIIPFISHQPPEDQGLIDLIHAKGSSCMVGSSRYLDRE